In Candidatus Electrothrix scaldis, the genomic window ATGTGCTACGTTGTCCCTGACCAGAAAGTCTGCAGCCCGCTTTGCAAAACAATCGAGCACATCTACCACGAAGCAGGATCCGTGCCAGATTACAGGCGATAAAACTTCTCAAGAAAGAAATAAAGATAAACCGCAGGGAGAGAGAAAAAAATACCCACCTATCCACATTATTGTAAACTTAAAAACATGACAACTTGTACAATAATCTGTACCAACACTGACAGATAATGTCAGTTTATAGGGAAGTTAAAACAAAAATTTGCTCAATAGCAGGGCAAAAAAAGGAGAATTTTTTTTTGAAGAGCTTACTATTTTTTTTACGAAGGCACTGGTTGAGCTGCTCAATAGGCACTCTCGCATCTATAACCTTTCTCTCGCTTTGGCCAATAGATACTTTACCGTCAGCACCAGGTAGCGATAAACTGCACCATCTCCTCGCTTATGCAACACTTGCCTTTCCCGTAGCCCTGCGCAGACCAAAACGATGGTTAGGTATTATTGCATTGTTTATCGTGTACAGCGGACTTATTGAGCTGATACAACCTATTGTCCACCGTTATGCGGAGTGGCTGGATTTGGCAGCAAACACCACGGGTTTACTCTGTGGCGTTTGTCTAACCGAAATAGTACTATGGTGGGAAAAAAGATACATGGGGACAGAACTGCCCCCAAGCATATAGGAATGGGGAAGAAGTTACTCTTCAGGCTCTATCTTGTGCTGACGATCACCCTTGTTTAGATCTTGCAATCCGTTAATGTCACTCCCCTTAAGCCCTATTTCAGCAAGCAAAGAATCAAGCAACGGGGCCTGTCCACGGTAACGGAGGGCTGAGTTCACCACCTGGTCTGCCAGGCTGCCTGATCCACCCTCCCCTGCGGAAGTGCTACTACCGCCCTGACCAGCATGCAGGCCATCCACCTGGATAATCTTAATCCCGTCGATTTGCTCCATTGGCTTAACACTCTCCCGAATGATTTCGGGCAGCTGCTCAATCAAAGCCTGTTTAATCTGCATCTGAATCTGTTCTGCTGACAGGAGATTACGGGCCTCGTTCAGGGCTCGCTCACCAGCAGCATCAACGGCGTAGCGTTTCTCAGCAGCTTCAGCCTTGAGTATCGCAGCTTCCGCCTCACCCTTGGCCTTAATCTGTTCTTTTTCCGCCTCAGCCGCCGCAATGGTGCGCACAGCCTCCGCCTTATCTTTCGCAGCATTCTTCTGGGCCTCAGCAGCAACCTCAATGGCGATAGCATCTCGCTCAGCCTGTTTCTTAGCCTCAACCAGCTCCACGGCTTTCACACGTTCTGCCCGTTCGGTTTCCCGGACCGTAACAACATGCTCTTCCTCCCGAACTGCCGCTGAACGGGCCTTATCCGCCTCAGCCTGGGCCACAGACTGGGCCTTGGACTTTTCAGCAATGGCAATGGCCTTATCCTGCTCGGCAATCTCAAGAGACTTTCTCTTTTCAATCTCCTTTTCCTGCAACAGGCGTTCCTTTTCAATAGTCTGCTGCTCGGTTTCTCGCTCTGCACTGATCCTGGAAATATCAATCTGTTTTTTCGCTTCAATAGCAGCCTGCTGGGCTTCCTTTTGCTTGGAAGCCTTTTCCTGGGCAATCTCTGTAGTCTGGCCAGCACGACGAATCTCAACCTCCCGCTCCTGCTGCATTCGGGCATATTCTGACTCTCTGGCGATTTCCAGGCTCTGCTTTTCCGCCTCCAGATTTTTATTCTCAATAGCTATCTTGGTATCCAGCTCAATCTCGTTACGGGTCTTACGCCGCGCTTCAATCTCCTGGGTCAAGCGGGTGAGCCCCTCTGCGTCAAAGGCATTATCCGGGTTAAAATGATCCTTACTGGTCTGATCCAGGCCAGTCAAAGAAACAGACTCCAATTCCAGCCCGTTTTTCAGCAGATCCTCACTTACTGATTGCTGAACCTTATTAACAAAGTCGACCCGCATCTCATGAAGTTCTTTCATGGACATCTCAGCAGCCACTGCCCGCAGAGCATCAACAAATTTACCTTCAACCAGCTCTTTGAGCTGCTGAGGTTCCATAGTCTTATACCCTAAGGTCTGGGCAGCATTGGCAATGGACTCCTTTAATGCCTTTACCCGGACATAAAATTCCACAGCCACATCCACCCGCATCCTATCCTTGGTGATTAGGGCCTCGTTATCTCGCCGCTGCACTTCCAAGCGCAGGGTGTTCATATTCACCGGAATGACGTCCTGAAAAATAGGTAGGACCAAGGCCCCACCATTCAAGATCACCCGTTCTCCGCCAAAACCGGTACGAACAAAGGCTATTTCTTTGGTGGACTTTTTATAGAGCTTGGCAAGGATGAGGGCCAGACCGAGCACGCAGAACAGCACGATTACAGCCACGACCAAAAAGTCGAAAATTGTCTCCATTATTTTCCTCCTGTTTTTTTATTCAGTACCTTCTGTGCTCTCCTGAAGGACAGCGGCAAATTCCTCAAGCACCTTTTCAATGGGAACAGCAAAACCTGCACCTTCTTCCTGTCCCACCGCACTTATTACAACGCCACGGACAAACCCGGCTGCATCCAGCACAGGTGCTCCGCTCTTCTCTTGCGGAATAACGGCATTCAACTGAAGATACATCTGATTCTGCACACCAATCCGTCGATACCCTGCAAAAGAATGTATCGTTATTTTTTCCGTAGGAGAACTGCTGGGAAGAACAAGCAATTCTCCTAATTTTAAAACAGCAGAAAAAGCAGTAGATAGTGGAGGACTTGCCAGGATAGTATCCTTTTGGAGCGAAACAAGACGGAGCAGGGCAAGGTCATAGCGAGAACTCATGTGTACTAAGATAGCGGTATGTTCGGAACCATCAGCCAGCATAATATGCATCTCCGGCTGTTCCTGCGCTTGTTTCTGCTGCACCAAACGCTGTTCATCCTGTTCCTGACGGAACCTGAAATCAGCAAGATATTTTTTTCGTTCGCTGATCAAAAGTTTCAGCTTGTCTCGCTCATCCCCTTTCCTCATTTTTTTCAAGCGGGCTTGATAACTGGTAAGCTTTTCCCCCTCAAGAGCTAAGAGCTTCGTGTTTTTCGCAATTTTTCTCTGCAAGGCTGGTAATAGATCCCGATCAGGTTCAATGTAGCGCTTGCAGGTGAGTATAAAATTTCCCTGCAAAAAAAACCCTGTGCCCTTGCCCCACAGCGTCCTGACGGAAACGAGGGACGGACGAATAGCTTCCGCAAGAGCTAAAGCAGTTCTTGCACCTTTTTCTCCTGTAGCAGGAGGGAATTGCACATTTATTTCTGGAGGTTTCCCCTCATCAACTGTCTGAGCTGATGCATAAGGCCCCAAGCCCTCCTTTTTCATATAAGAGGAACCCACAACCCCCAAAAAAAGGAGAAGACCGAGCAATTGAATATACTGACCAATATTAGACCAAGGCAACTCCTTGGGCAAAGGATCTGTCGCAGCCTGTCTGACTGTCTTTTCCTGTTTTTTACTTTTCAATTATCCAGCAATTCTACTTACTCTTCACTCTCATCACCCTCTGTTTTCCTATGCGGAAACAAAAAGGTGCCTAAAAGATCATCTGCCTTGTTGGCAAAAATCCTGGGAAGGTGCATGGTCATATAATCTTCCCGTTTTTTCATTATCTCTCGAAACAACTCAATATTTTTCGAGTAATTGTCTGCGTCGTGCATTTTTATTTCCTTTCATAATAAGCATATGATTTACCGTGACAGAAGAAGCAAGGGCATCACTGAGGATATCAGCAAGAAAACGGATCGCATCAATATGTTCCTCACGAAAGGCCTTTTTCTCGCGAGAAACAAGATACACCATACCAATCATACTTTTCTTTTTTCCATCCCAAGCCTTGAGAGGAGTAATTGCCAACGACCCAACCTCTTTGATAATTGCTTCATCTTCAGCCTCTGGAAAGAGCTTTTCTTTCATGGCCTCTTTCATGTTTCTATACACCAGCACACTACAGGTATCCCGCGCTTCAATCAGATAACGTGGGATACCTTCATTGGCCGGGAGAGACTCCTTGAGCCACGAATTCCCCTGCAAACCATCTGTGCGCGCAAGGAGATGGTACATGACATTCCCCTGCTCTTCCTGATGCGGAAGGGCTATGCGCAAGGCCAAATCGACATTTTTTGTTTTGGTAATGATACGCACGTACTCTCTTGCCAGATCAAGGGCCTCTCTCAAATGCCGAAGGCTATCTTCGGGTGAGGCTTTTTCTTTGCCAGCAAATTTTTTCAAAAGCAGCGAATGCTCGTTACGAAGCCGGTGAGCAAGTTGATGAAGTATGTGCTGGGCGTCAAGAAATCGAATCGTTTGCTGACGAAGAACGATAAGATTGGAACCAAAAAATAGAAAGGTTAAGGTGAGGATAATGGCACTTTGGATTACAGCGTCCAGTCTTGGTAAAAATGCTGTGTGGAGGATGAGAAAAAAACATATAGATGCGACAAGCAGGTACAGCATCCAGCGTCGATGAATGAAATACGCAAATTGATTGTATTGCCAAGCCGCTTTTCCTTCACGATAAGCCTCTACACATTGTCGCTCAGAGCAACCCAAGATGGTCAATAAAGGGACATCATGCAATTCCCTAAAAATAAAGATCGTAGGCAGCAAAGGCATAGCATAAAAATAGATCCAATAGCCCTGAAGAAAAACTTTTAGTGCATCCCCCTGGAGAGAGGAGGAGGCCTCCACGCCAATCCAAAGACAGGCTGCCTGGGCAAAGTAAAGAAGAATGAATTTAATAATTTTTTCCATCACAAATGAAAGGGCAAAAGAAAGGAGTAAGGACATCTCAAGCTTTTCATTTTGAACACGAGCGCTCGAAAAAGTCAATACTAACCAGCTGTGTTAGATGCATATTTCACGAGGCAATGGCGCTACTCTATCCATGCACCCCACTCCCCCTTCTCATGCAAGAGAATTTGTATTTTTTCAGATCGTCGAATTAAATTAATTATACATATTCATCATTATTCATGTACAATAATTATCATTGGCTATATATCTGCACGAAAAATAATACCACAATGTGGTTGTTACAAATAAGGATACTCTTACAGAACTTCTTGTATACTCTTTCCTCTCAGCCACCTTGGCACAATTAATGCATTATAAAAATAAGCTATGGAGGAGCTTAGTTATGTTGAACCTAAAAAGGAAAAGTATAAAGCCAAGAGGAGAAAGTGCAACGTCATTTCATTGCAACATGGAGGTGTTTGCTTTAGTTATGAGCGCAATGAGCTTATTACTTTTTTTTACAGCTCTTTTATTTTTTTTAACAGGAGATGAAAATATTTATCTTTTTGATATATAGTATAATTCATAAAATACTCTCCGCGAACAGAGCGTTTTATGTTGACATAGTCTATAGCAGTTCTTGTAATACTAGCTATTACAAGGGGTTGCCGATTTGTTTTTTTATGCAGCTAAAGGAGGATGCTATGGAATATTTGAGACAACTGCCTGTATCAGGCTCTTGTGACCTTGTTGATTTTGACTATAACGACATCGTGCATGGTTTTGTTAACGATGTCCTCTTTCTTGTTGTTTCAGGAGAAAAGCCATGCAAAGATATGGAGATAAAACTCGTTCCATTTGTCCTTGATCGACACGCAGATTACTGGAGAATACAGGTTGTAGGGTGCCATGCGGGGACGACCAACGCGGCCCCCTCTCCTTATTTTGTTTCTATACCCCTGGACGGTATCATCGGTAAAAAAGGAATTGAACTGATTGGTGCTGGCCGTTCCGTAAAAATCTTAAAGAAGGATCTGAGCAGTATAAACTGACTCAAGGGCTTTCTGTAACCAAACACATCAACACATCTTTTACCATCGGGTCCGTACGCTGTACGTGACCCGGTTTTATTTTGCGCTGCAAATCTCCGCCCCTTGATGAGCACACCTCACCAAAAGGCATCATCAAAAAATAAGGAAAGACTATGGTAGAAGGAATTGCTGCTCCCCTCGGAAATCCAAGCAGCTCAGTTCCTCCCCATCTGTTTCACAGCTAATAGCCCCCTCCGCTCTGGTTATGAGTACCGGAAGTCCTCGTTCTGTCCAGGCAGTCAGATTTCCTGGAGAAGGGTAGTGCTTCTTCCCATACTTACCCGCAGAGACGACAATCAAGGATGGATCGACAGCATCAAGGAAGGTTGCACTGCTTGATGTGCTACTCCCATGATGGGGAGCAAGCAACACATCCGCTACCAGAAGCGGCCCTTGTCTGATCAGCTCCCTTTCCTTCTGCTTACCGATGTCGGCAGGAAAAAGAAAAGATCTTTGCCCGTGCTGATATCGTAGCACAAGCGAGGCATCATTGACAGATTCCCAGCTCTGCCGTTTTCCCTGCCCTCCCCCTCCTACGACCCTTAATACTGCGTTATGATCCTCCTGGAGTTTTTCCCCAGAACGAGGAACAACAACAGCGATGCCCAGGCGCTTAGCCTGATCGATAATTTCCTGATAGTTACCCTCAATGCGGCTATCTCCGTTGATAAAAAGCTGCCTGGGTCGAAAATGAGCCAGGATAAAATCCATGCCATTAAAATGGTCACGATGAGGATGAGTAATCACAGCCTGATCCAGACGCCAAATCCGCTGTTGCCATAGATAGGGGGCAATAACCCGCTCACCGATATTGATTTTGCTCATCCTGTTTCCTCCCCCGTCAATGAGGACGCGAGCCCCGTTTGGCAGCTGAAGCAGGTTGGAACTCCCCTGCCCGACATCAAGGTAGGTCACCTTACTCCCCTCATAGTTTTCCGAGACAAAAAACCCCCAGGTAAAATGCAGGACAAGCGCCCCAACCCCGAAAAAAACCGCGCTACGCAGGGTCCTACGATATACTGTCACCCGCAAACTCAAACACCAAAGCAGTATCAGCACTCCGTAGACCAAGATTTCTCCTGCGGTCGGCGTGATGGTCCAGAGCGAAGCCCAAGGCAGGTCAGCCCCCAGAGCTGTGCAATAATGACCAGCCTCAATCCCCAGACCACCTATCTTCAGCAGGACAATTGCCATCTCAGGATCTATGAACAGACAAGGAATAGCTGCCAATCCCCAAGGTAAAGCCCAAAAACACAACAAGGGTTCAACCATGAGATTCATGATAGGCCCTATCAGAGAAAAGCGATGAAAATGAAACAGTGCAAAAGGCAGGGTGCCAAGGCTTGCAACCAGGGAAACCAGCAAGGCAGGGAGAAGAAATCCCTGCCATAGCCGTGCTAGCCAGCTCCGCTGTTCTGTTCCTGTCTTTCTTTTAACAGGCTCCTCGAAAAACGCGGGGAGAATTCTAGGAAGAAAGAGAAGTAAGGCGGCAACAGCACTGAAAGAGAGCTGAAACGAGGCGGTAAACAGCGTTAAAGGATTACGAAGAAGAACAACCAAAACTGCCGCAGCCAATATATTAAGCAAAGAACGCTTCCTGCGGAGAATAAGGGCCGCAAAAAGCACCAAGGTCATGATCAACGCCCGTAGCACTGGAGTATTCATGCCTGCTATAAAGCTATATCCCAACAGAATTGGCAAGGTGCCCAATGCAGCGAGAGTGGGGACGTGGGTATGAAGCAAAACTCGCTCAGAGCGTTTCAGGAGCCAGCCAAGGATTGTTCCGACCATCAAAGCCAGCAGGCTCATATGCAGACCGGATATGGCGAGCAGATGCATGGTCCCTGTAGCTTTGAACTGCTCCTGAATCTCCTTTGAGACTCCTGTCCTGCTCCCGACCAAAAGGGCCTGGTAGATACCAGCAATGGGCCCTGGAAGATTCTCGCGGAGAAAATGACTCACCTGCTGTCGCACCTGTTCAGGCAAAAAGGTGAGCACATGGAACATACTTATTGCTGCGCCTGCAAGGCCTTTCGATTCCTGTTCAGGCAGAACATGAACACTCTGAGCCCAACCGGTAAGAAAAATATCTTTGGCCGCTAAGAATTGCTGATAATCAAAGGCACCTGGGGTCTGAAAAGCTGTGACGGGTCCGACTCTCGCTGCAATAATCAGGGCCATACCTGGTTGCAGGGCGTCATTCTTGCCCTGCATGCTCAGACGTACGCGCCCATGAACCGACTGCCAGCTCGTCTCGCTCTCATGCAGCTGAACCTCTTCAACCTCTATCTCAAATCGGGAAATATAAACTTCCTCTCCCTCCTGTTGCTCGGCCCGCACTTCCGGCATCGAGTCCAAGGTTCCCCGCAAGGTGACCTGTTGCTGTTCTTTGAGTAAGCGCGCAAGATGCCCTTTTGCCAGAGACCGTTCGAGTTGATGCTGCAAGACAAGAGCGCCGAGTAAGAAAAAGAAGGGGAGAAGGAGGAGCAGAGAAAACCAATCCTCCCTTTGTCCCTTCATCCAACAAGCAAATGAGATCAGAGCAAAAAGAAGCGCAAGCCCCAAGAGCAGGGAATTGGGCAAATGAAAAGAGGAGGAATGAGCACTCAGGATACCGAGAAGGAAAGAGAGGCCAGCGAAGAAAAAAATATGACGATCAGCCCAGCGCAGGCCGTTTAAAAAGATGGATTGGAGATAGGGAGACTGAGTGGAAGCAGCTCCTGAACCCACTGGTCTTGCCATGACTTAGCTCAGCAACCCCCGGACGGCCAGAACATGCCGTTGCACCCCTCCACGGTGCCGATCCACTAAATCCTGCGCGGCCTTTCCCATCTGCGCTCGGTCCCTCGCATCACCACAAAGCATAGCCAGCGTTTCATACAAAGATGGCGCGGCAACCATTTTTCCACCACCACAGGCCATAAGTTCATCGGCAATCTCCGAAAAGTCTTCCATATGCGGTCCGAACAAGACCGGAACCCCGTGCAGAGCCGGTTCTATGGGGTTATGTCCTCCCTGCGGCACCAAACTCCCGCCTACAAAGGCTATATGCGCCTGCCCATAACATTGTGCCAGCTCACCCAAGGTGTCCAGGATCAGCACATGTTCGCCCTCTTCTTCTCGGCTGCGCCTTCCTGCTGCCAACCCAAAGCTGCGCGCCTTTTCAACAAGCTCTTGCCCTCGCTTGATATCCCGTGGTGCAAGAACAAGAAAGGCTTGCTCGGTATGCTGTGCCAGAAGCTGGGCAAAGGCGGCAAAAAGGACCTCCTCCTCCCCAGGATGGGTTGAGCCACAGACCCAGATAAGGGACTGTGCTTTTTCCGCTGTCAGCAGATTCAGTCCACCCTTTCCTTCATCTCCCTCTCGTTTATTCCGTTTATAAGCAGGCTGCTTCATGTCGTACTTCAAATTCCCCAAGGTCAGAACCCTGGCAGGAGGAACACCGAGCTCAATCATTTTTCGGCGATCCTCAGCTGTCTGCATAGAAAGAAGATTGAAAGCGCAGAACATGGGACGGAAAAAGAACCCGAAGCGGAGATAGGTAGCAAATGATTTCTCGGAAATTCGACCATTAACCAGCATGAAGGGAATCCCCTTTTTATGCAAGAGATCAAGCCAATTCGGCCAGAAATCTGTCTCTACTTGAATAAAGCAATCAGGTTGGAAGACCTTAATATAACGCCGGACAGCAAAACGGAGATCAAAAGGACTGGAGAGAATGACTTGCACGTAGGAGCTGAGCAGGTTCTCAGCCGTCTTTTTGCCACTGGAGGTAGCAACAGTCAGGACAATAAACGCCTCTGGCAGCTCTGTTCGCAGCTCTTTAATAAGAGGCAAAGCCGAGGTAACCTCGCCCACCGAAAGCGCGTGGAGCCAGATAACGGGTGTTTTCTCTGCTCCGTCAGCAGGTAGAGGGATTTTTCTTTGAATCTTACCCACAGTCATCCCCAGGCGCTCCAGCGTACGCCCACGATATTTTTCACGGCTCAGGGTGATAAATATAAGTATCGGGAATAGGAATATCCCGAGTATAATAAGTAAAACATTGTAGACAGCAAGAATCATAGGGGGTTATCAAGAGAAGATAGTAG contains:
- a CDS encoding VanZ family protein, whose protein sequence is MKSLLFFLRRHWLSCSIGTLASITFLSLWPIDTLPSAPGSDKLHHLLAYATLAFPVALRRPKRWLGIIALFIVYSGLIELIQPIVHRYAEWLDLAANTTGLLCGVCLTEIVLWWEKRYMGTELPPSI
- a CDS encoding flotillin family protein — protein: METIFDFLVVAVIVLFCVLGLALILAKLYKKSTKEIAFVRTGFGGERVILNGGALVLPIFQDVIPVNMNTLRLEVQRRDNEALITKDRMRVDVAVEFYVRVKALKESIANAAQTLGYKTMEPQQLKELVEGKFVDALRAVAAEMSMKELHEMRVDFVNKVQQSVSEDLLKNGLELESVSLTGLDQTSKDHFNPDNAFDAEGLTRLTQEIEARRKTRNEIELDTKIAIENKNLEAEKQSLEIARESEYARMQQEREVEIRRAGQTTEIAQEKASKQKEAQQAAIEAKKQIDISRISAERETEQQTIEKERLLQEKEIEKRKSLEIAEQDKAIAIAEKSKAQSVAQAEADKARSAAVREEEHVVTVRETERAERVKAVELVEAKKQAERDAIAIEVAAEAQKNAAKDKAEAVRTIAAAEAEKEQIKAKGEAEAAILKAEAAEKRYAVDAAGERALNEARNLLSAEQIQMQIKQALIEQLPEIIRESVKPMEQIDGIKIIQVDGLHAGQGGSSTSAGEGGSGSLADQVVNSALRYRGQAPLLDSLLAEIGLKGSDINGLQDLNKGDRQHKIEPEE
- a CDS encoding S1C family serine protease, with the translated sequence MKSKKQEKTVRQAATDPLPKELPWSNIGQYIQLLGLLLFLGVVGSSYMKKEGLGPYASAQTVDEGKPPEINVQFPPATGEKGARTALALAEAIRPSLVSVRTLWGKGTGFFLQGNFILTCKRYIEPDRDLLPALQRKIAKNTKLLALEGEKLTSYQARLKKMRKGDERDKLKLLISERKKYLADFRFRQEQDEQRLVQQKQAQEQPEMHIMLADGSEHTAILVHMSSRYDLALLRLVSLQKDTILASPPLSTAFSAVLKLGELLVLPSSSPTEKITIHSFAGYRRIGVQNQMYLQLNAVIPQEKSGAPVLDAAGFVRGVVISAVGQEEGAGFAVPIEKVLEEFAAVLQESTEGTE
- a CDS encoding DNA internalization-related competence protein ComEC/Rec2, which translates into the protein MARPVGSGAASTQSPYLQSIFLNGLRWADRHIFFFAGLSFLLGILSAHSSSFHLPNSLLLGLALLFALISFACWMKGQREDWFSLLLLLPFFFLLGALVLQHQLERSLAKGHLARLLKEQQQVTLRGTLDSMPEVRAEQQEGEEVYISRFEIEVEEVQLHESETSWQSVHGRVRLSMQGKNDALQPGMALIIAARVGPVTAFQTPGAFDYQQFLAAKDIFLTGWAQSVHVLPEQESKGLAGAAISMFHVLTFLPEQVRQQVSHFLRENLPGPIAGIYQALLVGSRTGVSKEIQEQFKATGTMHLLAISGLHMSLLALMVGTILGWLLKRSERVLLHTHVPTLAALGTLPILLGYSFIAGMNTPVLRALIMTLVLFAALILRRKRSLLNILAAAVLVVLLRNPLTLFTASFQLSFSAVAALLLFLPRILPAFFEEPVKRKTGTEQRSWLARLWQGFLLPALLVSLVASLGTLPFALFHFHRFSLIGPIMNLMVEPLLCFWALPWGLAAIPCLFIDPEMAIVLLKIGGLGIEAGHYCTALGADLPWASLWTITPTAGEILVYGVLILLWCLSLRVTVYRRTLRSAVFFGVGALVLHFTWGFFVSENYEGSKVTYLDVGQGSSNLLQLPNGARVLIDGGGNRMSKINIGERVIAPYLWQQRIWRLDQAVITHPHRDHFNGMDFILAHFRPRQLFINGDSRIEGNYQEIIDQAKRLGIAVVVPRSGEKLQEDHNAVLRVVGGGGQGKRQSWESVNDASLVLRYQHGQRSFLFPADIGKQKERELIRQGPLLVADVLLAPHHGSSTSSSATFLDAVDPSLIVVSAGKYGKKHYPSPGNLTAWTERGLPVLITRAEGAISCETDGEELSCLDFRGEQQFLLP
- a CDS encoding 3-deoxy-D-manno-octulosonic acid transferase — encoded protein: MTVGKIQRKIPLPADGAEKTPVIWLHALSVGEVTSALPLIKELRTELPEAFIVLTVATSSGKKTAENLLSSYVQVILSSPFDLRFAVRRYIKVFQPDCFIQVETDFWPNWLDLLHKKGIPFMLVNGRISEKSFATYLRFGFFFRPMFCAFNLLSMQTAEDRRKMIELGVPPARVLTLGNLKYDMKQPAYKRNKREGDEGKGGLNLLTAEKAQSLIWVCGSTHPGEEEVLFAAFAQLLAQHTEQAFLVLAPRDIKRGQELVEKARSFGLAAGRRSREEEGEHVLILDTLGELAQCYGQAHIAFVGGSLVPQGGHNPIEPALHGVPVLFGPHMEDFSEIADELMACGGGKMVAAPSLYETLAMLCGDARDRAQMGKAAQDLVDRHRGGVQRHVLAVRGLLS